The sequence below is a genomic window from Falco rusticolus isolate bFalRus1 chromosome 8, bFalRus1.pri, whole genome shotgun sequence.
ATGAGGTGcctgcacccatgggtgctgccctgctgccggTGCTGCTGCATTTATGTCAAGAGCTGGACCTGCTGTCCAGATGTCTGCCTGGCGACTGATGATGCCAGAGCTCCTGGCCTTCTGATTGGCTGGAAATATTTGGGGACTCCCCCAAGGGAGTTGGGAGATGAGGGCTGGTTGGGACATGGGGGGTGGCCTTACAAAGCTGGCTGGCGTCTGGGACAACGTtgtgtccctgcctgccccataGCCACATCATCAGCCCGCCTGCCCCATGGCCCCACCTtgagcctgcctgccccatAGCCATGCTGTTGCCCCATCCACCCCATAGCCATGACCTGAACCTGTTGCTGTGCCCTCATCTGCCCCACAGCCACACTGCAAACCTATCCACCCATGCCATGCCACACCTCCATCTGCCCCAGAGATAGTGCCCCCCCCTCAACCCCAGAGCCACCCCatgcacccacccaccccagagCCATCCcgtgcccctgcctgccccacagccacgctccagccccttccACCCTATAGCCACATCATGCCCCCCTTAGCTCCACAGTGCCCCATAGCCATAACATGACCCCCACCTTCTGCCCCATAGTCACTCTGTACCTCCTTGGCCCAACTGTATCCCTTTCTACCCCATGGCCACGCAACGGCCGTGCTgttccccctctgccccacatCCCCGCTTTGGCCTCCTCATCCCCCCTTGACCCCACACCCCCATGCCCCCCATCACCTCTGAGTGTCCCTGGCACGGAACACGCTGCTGCCGTGGTCGGAGATGAGGTCCCGCTGCTCCTCGGCCATGGCTCTGCTGTCGGCACCCTGATGAGCAATGTGTGCCCCGAGTGCTGTCGCTGGAAATACCCCCCCAGGCCCCCACCCTACCCTGCCacccccggggcggggggggggagcagcagaaaaaagccCCATTGGCTGCCGACACCTCCGTCACCTGTTGCCAGGCAGACATCTGCTTACCAGGTCTCTGGTCCAGAAATGGTGCTGGATGTGGCTGCGAGCACCATGGCCAACTCGTGGGGCATCGCTTCCCACCCCACCGCCACAGGCTGGTCACAATGCCCAGCCTGGTGACACCCAGTGCCATGGGCCTGGGGGCTTTGGTAGGCCTGGGGGGATATGGGGTACAGGATGTGAAAAGGGGGATGTGGAGGTGGGAGGCAGCACGTGAGGAAGGGGGTGGGATGCAGAGGTGGGATGTCACAGGGAGGGCTCCCCACACCAAAGGCTGAGCAGGACCCTCTGTGGGCGCATGCTGTCAGGGTGTACCTCTCCTCACTCACCTCCGCCACCAAGGAAAAGCTGCACTTTGGTCCAAACCCCTCCTTGAGGGTCATTTTGGACCCCCCTGAGTGGGGGTGATCTGCCAGCACCTCTTGGGCTGCGGAAGTAACGATTAAAGGACCAAGTGTTTAaagcccccctccctcctgcgGGACCCCCCTCGCCCTGTCTACAGCAACTCCAGGGGGCTGaacccccaaacccaagaaCGCAGAAGCAGCCCCCCAATGTGGACAACCCCCAAAGCACCAGTGGGAGTGGGGCAGCGTGGGTCCCCAggccaccccacagccctgctaGCACTATGTAGGTGAGAGCAGCCATCCACCCCCATAATGctgattttcagttattttatacAAGGACCCGGGGCAGCCGGGGGCTAACACGCCCCCGACGCCAGCGCTGAGCCTTGGCCTTGCTAGGCACGCTGCACCCCCCATCTCTAGCGTCAGGACCCAGCACAACCATGGCCAGCATCACCCAAAAGTGAAACGCCGAgtgtgaaattaaaagcaatctGCCCTGGCATCACCGGTGACCGCAGCCCAAGGGCCGGAGAGCGGTATGGCTGTGAGGGGCGAGCAGGGGCAGGGTTCTCCATTGACTCCATCCCTTGGGTTCTCCATTGACTCcatcccttctccccagccagccctggcaccaTCCCGGCCGGCAGGggtggcacagccagcctcCGGGGAGAGCAGGCTTAAGGAAGAATCTAAAAGCTTTTccagagagcagggcagggcctCCTGGCTGATGCTGTTTCTGGAGGAGAAGCAGGCGCTGGTGGGACAATGCTCCGGCCTCCCAGGTGGGGAGTCACAGCCCCTCCTCAGGGCTCAGAGCCTGGTCACCCCAGGCTCAGGTGATCCAGCTGGGAAAGCCCcagggcacccaggggtgcaCAGATCCCCCTACCCAGGTGCCTCAGGCCACCTgcatccccagctcctgccttcctccccagaGGCTATTTTGAAGACAagtaactgctgctttttaggTGATGCTGCATTTAGAAACCATCCGAGGTGttaaaacacataaaacccTTCCATAATGTTTTCATCTCTCCCCTCACTCTCAGGCCACGGTGGGCACCAGGAGTTTTGGGGGGATGCAGGTTTTTTctcacagccccatccctcAATCAGCACCTCTGGGGCTGCGAgaccaccaccccacccccagccctggggccacGGTCCAGGCATGTTCCGTGACCAGCCTCGGTGCTGAGGGCAAGTAAGGAAAGTCTGAACGGGAACTCAGTGAGCAAAACACCCAGCGATTTATGGAGCTGGACCCAACTCCGCAAACCGCAAACACAGGCGATAAACAGGGGGGTGGGAAagagccccagccccaccacgggcaggctgagcccccagcccagaggGGGCCTGTCAGCACCAAATCAGCCCTCGCTCCACACAGACTTTTCCATTAACTTCTTCAGTACCTTCCCCACCACAAGCActatgcacacacacagcctcCAAGCTGTTTTAAGTCTGTACGTTGATTTTCCTGGGAAGATGCAGACCATTTTCCGGAGCAGCTTTCAGCCTGCTTATCCCCCTCTCTTTCCTCCACAGCCTGAGGCTGACACCCAGGCACAGCACGGGCTCATCAGCACCCTGTCACCCCCAAGGCTTCCTATTTGTGCACGTTTCGTGCCACCCATGAAAAACTTGACAAGCACCATTACAGGAGGCTGGGGAACCAGCCGTCTTCTGGTTGGAAAAGGAGTCATCTGGAGCAAGGAGAAGTTTCAGGACTCAGCCCAAACCTGCCTGTTCCACGGGGACCCTGACCCAAGCTGGCAGAGTGATTATTTCAGGCAGGGAGACGGAAATAACCCCACGGGCATTCACGTGAAGCCATTCATTACCAGCCCAACCTCCGTCTCGCAGCTCACAGCCCGCAGACCCTGCACAGACTGACATTTGGTGAACAAACCCACATCTCTCACTGCCTGTAGGACAACACCCCGGGCAGCGCAGGATCAGCCCCGGACAAACTCGAGGGGAACggctgagctgcagggctcACCAGCGAACGCAGACCTGCCTCTGGGGTCTTCGTGGGCTGGGGATGCGCTGCAACCAgcgggcagccccgcgccctCGGCAGGACAAGCATCGCTGCTGGGGAGACACGGGGTAGGCAGCCACACGTGTCCCCCACCCACACAACGGGGGAGGCAACAGCCAGCCGCAGGGGCTTTGCAGGTGACGCAGTTCCTCGCTGCGTCACGCAAGACGAGGCAGCTAGGTAGGGCAGGAACGGCAAGAGCCATGAAACCCATCGACACTGCTCAGCCAGGAGAGTTTTTCTgtccagccagccccaggacGCATGCTGAGCAGCCCGCTCTGCGCAGGGATGCGTGTGGCTCTCCGGTTTCTCTTCCTCATTCACCATTTCTCCCTTGGGGAGTTTCACATCGACGCAGGAAGTTGTTTCAAAGACGTCAGGTCGGCtaagaaataaaagccatttttgcTATTAATTGTGCAGCGAGCCCAGGGAACACCCTGCCCACGGCACAGCATGGTGAGGGCAAGTGGTAGGAACTGGGCttacagcagctcagccccgACAGCCCTGCGCAcccagcagagctcctgctTCCGAAGATTGAGGGCTAATAAAGCAAATCCACCTTCCTGTCCTGGGCAAAGCTCCCGCCACCTGTGCAAACCCCAGCAAACCTCCCTGGGGGAGGATACGCCAAGTAGGGCGGTGGAACTGCGTTCCTCCTACCTCAGGTTAGACAGAAAGGCCCCAGCTGGTGCTTCAGCAACCTCCTCTCCAGAGCCAAACAAGGCCAATGCCACTGCCAGGCTCACCAGCCAGGTCCAAGCTGCCCAGAGGTCGGCCTGACCCTGCTGCAGATGAAGAGCCACTTCCCTTCTCACGCCCTTAAAGCGGTACCGAGCAGGCACCTTCCCATTTCCACGTCTGTCCTTAAAAACAGCAGGGCTAAACGAGCCTGCACCAGGGTGGCTGCGCCCTGCCTTGGTGGGCCACAGAAGGGAGATGGAACTGAGCAGAAAACATCTCAAACTGCACCTAAAGGTACGAGTGGGGCCTGTGAAAATCATACCGCTGCGAAGATCCTGTGTTGGATTTTATATTCCTGTACAGCTTTGCCCAAACATACCCTGTGCAGTAGCCACATTAATGTCACACGGGACAAAGTAACACATACCAGAACAGCAACAGGTTTCACTGTATATATGAAAAAACCACCCGACCAGGGCTGTTAGCATCACACCACACCTTCGCCTCCCTCTCCCCTGGGTTCCTCCGCCCAGTCGCCTCCTCAGTTCAGCTCCACGTTGGCTGAGCCACTGCTGGTTTCATGTTTTCAGCACCTTCTCCAGAGTTCAAAGAACACTTTGAAGTACAGGAAAAGAATGGCTTGAACTCCAAATAGCACACTCTCTTAAGACAGTAAGGGAAGTCTATTCTAAAGTTTTCCATGTCCAcatataaaattacaaataaaacacttcagctGTGCCAAGGGAAATGCTGGTTTAGGAATATCAATCAGTCCAGGCAAAgattttttccacagaaagggGAAGTTGCGTATTAAGCAACAGTTTGCAGAAACCCCAGCAGTAGTTAGCTTGCTTGCAAGCCCGGCTTTCTTCTACACAGCAAAGGCACCTCCAAAAAAATCATGACTCACTTCGAAACCACAAGCATCCAAGTAGTTTTCACTGTGAAGACCGAGACACACCATGGCTTCAGACCAGACACCCGTGTTTCTTCTGCCATGAAACTCATCCCATTTTACTGTGAAAGAGCTAGGGCTCAACAACTGAAAACCAATCTTGACAGGAGCAACATTCCCTGGATCTATTCCAGGCTGAGTAACTGTACCAGAACAGAGACTGCTTTGAGAGGGGCGCGCCTCCAACACTACCATCAGCCAAAGCATCCTTTCCCGTGTGGGGAGGGAGGCTCAGGAGCAGGCAGGCGAAGGAAACCCCTGTGAAGCGTTTTAAGATGCAAAAGGGTGGGAAAGCGCCCACACGACGGTGGTGAGGTTCTCAAAGTTTGGGGTCTGGAGGCAGACTTTGCTCAGGAGCCCAGGACATCAGACCACCAGCTTCCAGCCTCATTTTATAGGTCACACATCACGCATAGGACTATTCACATCTGCCATGTAACTGTGCTAAGAATCCTAAGGTTTTTCAACCACAACCATCACTTAAACCTCACCACTATTCCCCAACATTTCACCAGCTCCAGATGAGCTCACTCGCTCGGGGCCAAGAGTTCCACTGAACTGAGGCAGCAAAGTGAGGCAAGTTGTATCGGCCTCTACAACAAACTCCTACCCACCGCACCCCGCGCTGCAGCGGGATCACAGGGTAGCACAGGGCAGACCCCCATCAAAACAGCCACCACATTGCGCGAAGGCCGacagcaccacagcacaggAGGCATTCTGACCGTTCCATCTCTCTCAAGGAGGCTGTAGAAGCCAGTTATTTTAACCAGGAGCGTACAGAGTCCGCCAATCTTAAACTATGCTCAAGTATGCCCATCATACGTTCTCTTGGTCTAAAATCTTGCTACAGCAGAGGAAGCGACAGGAACAGCAGTGATTCTGAAGCCTGGAGAACTAGGAAGAGAACACTGGCAAAGGTGGAAAAGGGCATTTATTCCAGGTGATGGCAGCACATTCCATGGAGGTCAAATGCTGCAGGAAGCGCAGTGTGCCTAAGTGAGGAgtcatttttcttaaatgcctCTGGAagtataaatacataaacagaGCAGCCGAGGGAGCTGTAATTCTAGTGCTTTTAGAAGCTTTTCCCATGTATATTCGAGAGCAcctttgctgcagcagtaacaaCCCCAAGCCAACCAGAAGACCAGCTTCAGAGCACAAGCTGTTCATGGATGGAATTAAATTGAAGCCACTCAACTTCTAAGTACACCTCAGTAAGAAAACACAGTTGAGCAGAGGTTTAAAAGAGAGCTTTAATAATGAAAGGTGCAGCACTGTTTACAGACGACGTCCCCGGCGACCACCCTTCCTGCGAGTGCTGTCAGAGGGGATGGGGGTGACATCCTCTGTGGGgagaagaaaatccaaaacagaGTTACCTTCCACAGGTACCCCAAGAAACCAGCCAGACACAGCCACCCAGGCCCAAGTCACACCAACATCCCATGGCTGCACCTCAGCAGGCAACCACCACAGGAGCCAGGCACAGGAGGAACAAACGCTCCACAGGAGTGAAGCCTGTGAATTTACGCAGAGCTTTTGATGTTTAGGAAGCAGAAGTCCCCGTCTCCCATCCACTTACACATGCAGCCacagcatttccaaagaaaCAGATGGTGCCCGATGTAATTTCCAGAGAAGCCATCACCACCACTTCTTGTGACTCCCCTACAAAGTTTGGGACTTGCCCTCAAACAGCTGGAGGAACTCCATTACTACTGTGTTACAGTCTTAAATCGAGACCAACATGCTCCAAGCGACTGAACAGCTCTGGCACAAACGCTGTTACATCAGAGGAGCACCAGCATCCTGCTGCGCAGCTGGGGTTTATCACACAGACAGAAACCTGGTTTCTGAAGTCTGCTCACACCACCTCCTGGTGAACCGCCAATATAAGAATGTTTAAATTAACCCGTACCTTCAGTGCTGTCAGACAGAGGCTAAGAAGAAGATCCCAAAGCTAAATCATTGTACCGAGTGGTATACATGCCTACAAAGCTCCTTTTACTACATAATCCCTCAaaacagttttggtttggtgcctttttttttttttttttttaaagttgcaagGCTCTGCACTGATACACCATGACTTATGTGTCTAGCTATCCACTTTCTCCATCACTCACCAATGCGGCCGATCTTCATTCCAGAGCGAGCCAGAGCTCTCAGGGCTGACTGGGCACCAGGTCCAGGAGTTTTGGTCCTGGAGGAGAGtgtcaaaacaaacaacccctTAAATGATTCAGAAGCTGAACACAGTTCACAAACAACTGACATTTAGAAAACCAGTTTTCCCATTCCAAAACATCCAGATTCCAGAACTCAACCTCCTCTTGTCCCCAGACCCAAACCATTCACCATCAGCCACCAGACAGGCACTTCACTCTCATTCCCAGGTAACACACGAGTTTGACAGCACCTCCCCACCCACTACCAGGTAAGTATGAGCACACCCTAGCTCGAGTCAACTGAAGATGCCCGTTCAGGACAAGTTCCACGTGCTCAGTGAGGGATGACATCAGCCAGCCACCACACAAAGTGACAGACAGGCTCCGGgtgaattttaaaagtcaagTTCACAGGATACACCTACCTTACCAACTAAGGCAGTGCAAAGGGATGTGGTACAACCTGGAAAAGTTCTAAGACTGGATACAACCCCTGGGAATGCTGAGCCCAGCCCCTCCAACGTACCGATTTCCACCAGTAGCACGCAGCTTGATGTGCAGGGCAGTGATGCCCAGTTCCTTGCACCGCTGGGCAACATCTTGGGCTGCCAGCATAGCTGCATAGGGAGAAGACTCATCTCTGTCCGCCTTCACCTTCATGCCACCAGTCACACGGCAGATGGTTTCCCTACAAAAGAGGAAGGTGAcgttcagaaagaaaaaagcccttccctccctcctccccacaaaCCAGCTTCTGGATACAGACAGAACCCGGTACTTTGAATGTTACTGGATTAATAAGCTGCCATCCAGTACCTCAAACACAATATTCATCACAGAGGAGCACACAGCGCCACAGGGCTGCattcacacatgcacacatgccaTGTCATCTTACAGCTCAGCAGAAGCTCAAGGACTTTGGTGGAACCTCTAGCCAAACctaatttttgctttcaaaaccaaaGGAGCCAGGTACTACAGCAAGGTGATCACTGTTCACTACTCACTTGCCAGAGAGATCAGTCACATGGACAAAAGTGTCATTGAAGGAAGCAAAGATATGACAGACGccaaacacattttctccttcagcaacCTGAGGTCCCAAGCTGATGACCtgctcctccttcttctccttgCCCTTACGAGGTGCCATTTCTGAACAACAAAAGAGAAGTATGAGTGATGGTGGATTTCTCAGCATTCTTTTACAGGATTTTATGAAATTCCCTGCTACTGCAACCCTTTACCAAGCAAGATAAATGAGTTACCATTGCCAAAACATAGGTAGCAATTCTGGGGTACAGATAGAGTTCTTCTAACACCCAAGATTCCCAGCTTTGTTGTACGCTGGCAGACAGGTCACAACTGTTTAGCAGGGTCTGTTCTGCAGCACTTCGCAGCAGGAGCTGCCTAAGCTGTGCTTCATGGCAGCTGATGTCCCCAGGCACCACCACAGCACGGCAAGAGGGAGCCCCTTTCCTTGATAACCAACAACGCCGAGACATCCCCCTTGCTCAATTTTATGTATGACTTTACAGAAAGAACACACCTAACCAAACAATTATTGAAGACCCAGGTACTCTCACGAAGCTCTGACTCTGCAGACCTTTCAAGTACTTGCTTGAATCCTTCCACGTTACTGGTGTCCTAACCACATCCTTGGGACAAGCCCAGGTAACTCCTCTCCCTCTGAAGCCTACACCCAGCTATGGAAGACAGCAGACGGCACTTGGCAGTGCTCGGTTAAGCGGCTGGGGATCCCGTGCATCTGCTCCTGAGCACAGGAAGACGGTTCCCTATTGCC
It includes:
- the RPS14 gene encoding 40S ribosomal protein S14 yields the protein MAPRKGKEKKEEQVISLGPQVAEGENVFGVCHIFASFNDTFVHVTDLSGKETICRVTGGMKVKADRDESSPYAAMLAAQDVAQRCKELGITALHIKLRATGGNRTKTPGPGAQSALRALARSGMKIGRIEDVTPIPSDSTRRKGGRRGRRL